Part of the Candidatus Nomurabacteria bacterium genome is shown below.
ATTAGCTCGGTGAAAATACAGTACCGGTGAAGATGCCGGTTACCTGCAGATAGACGAAAAGACCCCAGAAGCTTTACTACAACTTGATATTGAGCGTATTTGTGCGTTGCGTAGCATAGATGGGAGACTTTGAAGTCGCGGTTTCGGTTGCGATGGAGTCGTCAGTGAAATACCATTCTTCGCTTGAATACGTTCTAACCTGCGTGGTAAAAACGCGCGGAGACAGTGTCTGGTGGGTAGTTTAAGTGGGGCGCTTTCCTCCTAAAAAGTAACGGAGGAGCCTATTAAGGTCAGCTAGTCGCGAATGGAAACCGTGACGATAGGGCAATGCCACAAGCTGGCTTAACTGTAAGACGTGCATGTCAAGCAGATGCGAAAGCAGAGCATAGTGAACCGACGGTTCGCTTTAGACGCGGCCGGAGATTAACGGATAAAAGCTACTCTGGGGATAACAGGCTAGTTCCGCCAAAGAGTCCATATCGACGGCGGAGTTCGGCACCTCGATGTCGGCTCAACTTATCCTGGGGGTGGAGAAGCTCCCAAGGGTTTGGCTGTTCGCCAATTAAAAAGTTACGTGAGCTGGGTTCAGACCGTCGTAAGACAGGTTGGTCTCCTATCTACTGCAGGCGTTGATTCTTGAGGGGAGTTGTTTCTAGTACGAGAGGACCGAAATGAACCGATCTCTGGTCTACCGGCTGTTCTGCCAAGAGCACCGCCGGGTAGCTATGTCGGGAAGGGATAATCTCTGAAAGCATCTAAGAGAGAAGCCCACCCCAAGATTAGGAATCGTTATGAGGACCGTGAGAGATGATCACGTTGATAGGCTTTAGGTGTAAGCACAGCAATGTGTTGAGCCGAGAAGTACTAATTATCCCATTCCCATTAGGAAATCTGGAAAGCATTACTTTACTTTAGATTGCTCGTTTTTTGGTATTTTGAGTATTTAGTTCTGGTGGTTTAACGCGGTGGTCACACCTCTTACCATTCCGAACAGAGTCGTTAAGCGCCGTAGTACCGATGGTACTCGCAAGGGGAGAGTAGGTATCCGCCAGAACCAAGTACTTAAATCGTCTCGTTGAATCTGTTACAATTTAGCTCATGCAGTGGAGTGTTAAACGTCGGCTGATTTATCTCGGCTTAGTCATCGTCTTTTTCGCGCTGATTGGCGCAGGTCTTTGGTATCGTTATCAACCAGCTGCTTCTTGTTCGGATAATAAGAAGAATCAAAATGAGCTAGGAGTGGACTGTGGTGGTCCTTGTGCCAGGGTTTGCTCTTTTGAGGTTAGGCCGGTTCAAGATGTTTGGTCGCGACTTTTCAATATTGATGATACTCGTTGGGATGAGGTGACTTTGGTCAAGAATCCGAATCGTGATTATGCCGCTCGAGATCTTGGTTATCGGGTTAGAGTTTTTGACGTTAATGATGTTCTGGTCACTACTCGTGAAGGTAAAATCTTTCTTAATCCCGGGGAGTCGTTCTTTGTTTATCAGGGTCGACTAGAGATTGGTAATCGGGTGCCGAAGCGAGCTTCGTTTGAGGTAATTTCCGGACCCGTGTGGCAGAGGGTAGATCAAGGGGCGGTGATTCCCCCCAAGATTACTTATAAATCATTTACCAGTGGGCCGGCACCACTTCTCGTTGCCACAATTGAGAATGAATCCCTTAAGACACTTTCTGATGTCTCTGTTTCGGCCGTTCTCTCTGATGCCGACGAGAATGCGCTTGCTGTCAGTTCCACCTTGATTGATAAGCTAGAGCCGAGAGCAAAGCAAGAAATTGTTTTCACTTGGCCCCGATCTTTCGCCGTTGAGCCGACTTTTTTCGATTTCTATCCCCATTTTGATCCCGCCCGAACTCGTTGAACATGGTAAAGCGACCAGGCCGTAACTTTCTCAAGGGACGAATTGATTGGTTGCTTCTCGTGGCCACCGTACTTCTGCTTGGGGCGGGGATGGTAACGATGATTTCTTTCTCCGATTCTACTGTGACCGGATCCAGTGGAAGCTATTTTTTCGAACGGCAGTTACTTTGGTTTATCGTTTCTCTTGCTGTTTTTTTTGCTTTTAGTTTTGTTGATTGGCGTTTCTTGCGTCGGTCGGGCGTGCTGGTCACTCTCTTTTTCCTTAGTTGCTTTTCCCTCCTTCTGCTCATTGTGATTGGTAGTACTTTCCGGGGTGCACAGAGCTGGTTTAGTTTGGGTGGGGTTTCACTTCAGCCGGCAGATTTCATCAAACTCGTTCTCATTCTTCTTCTCGCAAAATATTTTTCTCGTCGCCATATTGAAATTGCTCATCTTCGCCACATTATTGTCTCCGGGATTTATACCCTGATTCCTTTTCTGCTGGTTTTGATTCAACCGGACTTCGGTTCGGCGATTGTCTTTTTCCTTATCTGGCTTGGCTTGGTTATCTTTGCCGGGATCTCAAAGAAGCATCTATTCGCTGTTTTCGCGGCGGGGGTTATTGCTTCCATTTTTCTCTGGACTTCCGTTTTCGCACCATATCAGAAACAGAGAATTCTTACCTTCATCCACCCCCTTTCTGATATTCGGGGTACGGGCTATAGTTCTTTCCAGTCAACGATTGCTGTCGGCTCTGGTCAGATTTTTGGTAAGGGTGTGGGTTACGGTACCCAGTCGCGACTTAAATTTTTACCAGAATACGAAACTGATTTCATCTTCGCTGCTTTTGCTGAAGAGTGGGGATTCATTGGTGTCTTGTTGTTCTTCTCGTTATTCGGCATTGTCATCTGGCGGATTTTGAAAATCGCCATGTTGGGCGAGACAAACTTTGAAACTCTTTTTGGCATCGGACTTTCCATTTTCTTCATGAGTCACTTTGTCATTAATGTGGGAATGAATCTCGGTCTTTTGCCAGTTACTGGTCTCACTCTACCCTTCGTCTCTTACGGTGGGTCGCATCTCTTGGCTGAATTCGCCGGTCTCGGTATCTTAATGGGAATGCGAGCCTACAGTCGCTCCTATCATCGTGACGATATGCGCAATGAATTCTTGGGACCGGTTTAAGTCTTAGGTTAGCGTCTTATTTGCCATAAATGATCATTGTCTCTTCTACCATTCCTTCTAGACTGAAACCACTTCCCACTTTTTTCTTTAAACTTTCGCCGTAGGATTGGCAGATTTCGGGGTGATTTTTCAGAGTTTCAATTGCCCGTTTTATTTTCTCTGGATTCTTTGTTGGCACGAGAATACCACTTTGCTCATGATCAATCATCTCCGGAATACCACCAACTGAAGTGGCAATGACCGGCAAACCGGCGAGCCCGGCTTCCAAGATTACATACGGCAGACCTTCTTTTATAGACGGCAGGACGAAAATATCAAAA
Proteins encoded:
- the rodA gene encoding rod shape-determining protein RodA, with protein sequence MVKRPGRNFLKGRIDWLLLVATVLLLGAGMVTMISFSDSTVTGSSGSYFFERQLLWFIVSLAVFFAFSFVDWRFLRRSGVLVTLFFLSCFSLLLLIVIGSTFRGAQSWFSLGGVSLQPADFIKLVLILLLAKYFSRRHIEIAHLRHIIVSGIYTLIPFLLVLIQPDFGSAIVFFLIWLGLVIFAGISKKHLFAVFAAGVIASIFLWTSVFAPYQKQRILTFIHPLSDIRGTGYSSFQSTIAVGSGQIFGKGVGYGTQSRLKFLPEYETDFIFAAFAEEWGFIGVLLFFSLFGIVIWRILKIAMLGETNFETLFGIGLSIFFMSHFVINVGMNLGLLPVTGLTLPFVSYGGSHLLAEFAGLGILMGMRAYSRSYHRDDMRNEFLGPV